The Medicago truncatula cultivar Jemalong A17 chromosome 4, MtrunA17r5.0-ANR, whole genome shotgun sequence genome includes a region encoding these proteins:
- the LOC120579961 gene encoding uncharacterized protein has product MVNGSPTDEFPFRRGLRQGDPLSPFLFLLAAEGLNVLMKSLVQAQLFIGYSFGVVNPVVVSHLQFAEDTLLLGTKNWANVRALRAALVIFEAMSGLKVNFHKSSLVGVNIAPSWLSEAASVLGCKVDKVPFLYLGMPIEGNSRRLSFWEPIVNRIKAREFGGLGVRRLKEFNLALLGKWCWRMLVDRSGFWYRVLVARYGEVGERWLGSVSFCEQFPRLFDLSENKSITVAGLLSLGVERGGEAWKWRRRWVWLPDPVEGYTVRGSYRLLTTKDVPLRDPATSLIWHNQVLLKVSLFAWRLLHDRLPTKVNLVQRRVLDTEASMCVSDCGMSETAQHLFLTCDAFSSLWPLVRHWLGIIGVDTNVLLDHFFQFVNLTGGGKATRDFLQLIWLLCVWVLWNERNNRLFNNVVTSIPRLVALLTHLVLQELLLVVRRIGVID; this is encoded by the exons ATGGTGAATGGGAGTCCGACAGACGAGTTCCCGTTTCGAAGGGGATTGCGGCAAGGTGACCCTCTGTCACCGTTTCTCTTTTTGTTGGCTGCAGAGGGCCTCAATGTTCTGATGAAATCTTTGGTTCAGGCTCAATTGTTCATTGGGTATAGCTTTGGGGTGGTTAATCCGGTTGTGGTATCACATCTTCAATTTGCTGAAGACACTTTGTTGCTGGGAACTAAAAATTGGGCAAACGTCCGTGCTCTTAGGGCTGCACTTGTTATTTTTGAGGCTATGTCCGGTTTGAaggtgaattttcataagagtaGCTTGGTTGGTGTGAATATCGCTCCCTCTTGGTTAAGTGAGGCGGCGTCTGTTTTAGGATGCAAAGTGGACAAGGTGCCGTTTTTGTACTTAGGTATGCCTATCGAGGGAAATTCTCGGCGTTTGAGTTTTTGGGAACCTATTGTGAATCGCATAAAAGCTAG GGAGTTTGGAGGTTTGGGGGTGAGACGGttgaaagaatttaatttggCTTTGTTAggtaagtggtgttggaggatgctaGTTGATAGGAGTGGCTTTTGGTATCGAGTCTTAGTCGCCCGTTATGGCGAAGTAGGTGAGAG GTGGTTAGGATCGGTTTCTTTTTGTGAGCAGTTTCCTAGGTTGTTCGATCTTTCTGAGAACAAATCCATTACAGTGGCAGGTCTGTTATCTCTTGGTGTTGAGCGGGGTGGGGAGGCGTGGAAGTGGAGGAGGAG GTGGGTGTGGTTGCCAGACCCTGTTGAGGGTTACACTGTTCGTGGTTCATATCGCTTGCTGACTACAAAGGACGTTCCTCTTAGGGATCCTGCAACATCTTTGATTTGGCATAACCAGGTGTTGTTGAAGGTTTCTTTATTTGCTTGGAGGTTGCTTCATGATAGATTGCCTACTAAAGTTAATTTGGTTCAAAGAAGGGTGCTTGATACAGAAGCTTCTATGTGTGTTTCAGATTGTGGCATGAGTGAAACGGCGCAACATTTGTTTCTAACTTGTGATGCTTTTTCATCTTTATGGCCTCTGGTGCGCCATTGGCTGGGTATCATAGGTGTTGATACCAATGTTCTTCTAGACCATTTTTTTCAGTTTGTGAACTTGACAGGTGGAGGCAAAGCTACTAGAGACTTTCTTCAGCTTATTTGGCTCTTGTGCGTTTGGGTTTTATGGAACGAACGTAATAATAGGCTTTTCAATAATGTTGTAACTTCTATTCCCAgatt AGTAGCTCTTTTGACACACCTTGTACTACAGGAGCTGCTTTTGGTGGTTAGAAGAATTGGTGTCATAGATTAG